One genomic region from Argentina anserina chromosome 2, drPotAnse1.1, whole genome shotgun sequence encodes:
- the LOC126782744 gene encoding GTP cyclohydrolase 1 gives MGALDEGHFCSELENGCIELSVDDEPESRAIEDAVRVLMQGLGEDVNREGLKKTPLRVAKALREGTKGYRQKVKEIVQGALFPEAGLDNAVGHAGGAGGLVVVRDLDLFSYCESCLLPFQVKCHVGYVPSGQRVVGLSKLSRVADVFGKRLQEPQRLADEVCSALHSGIKPAGVAVILQCSHIHFPNLESAFLDSNHQGWVKLLVSSGSGAFENESADIWADFLSLLKFRGIDVQKTCSRDSSTWCPSRSLGSGNAVSKIESTNQGMTTAVASILRSLGEDPLRKELVGTPARFVKWLMNFQNCNLDMKLNGFVSARVDPLHPNGDSSKGTQIQSELNLSLWSQCEHHLLPFYGVVHIGYMCTEGSIPIGKSLLQSIVCFYGFKLQVQERLTRQIAETVSSLSGGDVIVVVEANHTCMISRGIEKFGSSTATIAVLGSFSTDSAARAKFLQSLPNNAIAGP, from the exons ATGGGCGCTTTGGATGAGGGTCATTTCTGTTCGGAACTTGAGAATGGTTGTATTGAGCTGAGTGTTGATGATGAACCTGAGAGCAGAGCTATTGAGGATGCTGTCAGAGTTCTCATGCAGGGTCTTGGGGAGGATGTGAACAGAGAAGGTCTGAAGAAGACACCTCTTCGTGTTGCCAAGGCCCTTAGAGAAGGGACAAAGG GTTATAGACAAAAGGTCAAGGAAATTGTGCAAGGTGCTTTATTCCCTGAAGCTGGCCTGGATAATGCAGTTGGCCACGCTGGAGGAGCTGGTGGACTTGTGGTTGTTCGAGATCTGGATCTCTTCTCCTATTGCGAATCTTGTCTGTTACCATTCCAGGTTAAATGTCATGTGGGTTATGTCCCTTCAGGTCAACGGGTTGTAGGCTTAAGCAAACTCTCTCGAGTagcggacgtgtttggcaaacGTTTGCAAGAGCCTCAGCGTCTTGCAGATGAAGTATGTTCAGCCCTGCACTCTGGCATTAAACCAGCTGGTGTTGCCGTCATTCTCCAGTGTTCACACATTCATTTCCCAAATTTAGAATCAGCTTTTCTCGACTCAAACCACCAAGGATGGGTAAAATTGCTGGTCAGTTCAGGTTCCGGAGcttttgaaaatgaaagtgccgATATTTGGGCAGATTTCTTGAGTCTTCTGAAATTTAGGGGCATAGATGTGCAGAAGACTTGCTCGAGAGACTCGAGCACTTGGTGTCCATCTCGATCTTTAGGCAGTGGTAATGCTGTCTCTAAGATCGAATCAACCAATCAGGGAATGACTACTGCTGTAGCTTCAATTCTTAGATCACTGGGTGAAGATCCATTAAGAAAGGAGCTTGTAGGAACACCCGCTCGTTTTGTGAAGTGGTTGATGAACTTCCAGAATTGTAATTTGGATATGAAGCTGAATGGGTTTGTTTCTGCTAGGGTGGATCCTTTACATCCCAATGGAGATAGCTCCAAAGGAACGCAAATCCAATCTGAGTTGAACTTGTCTTTGTGGTCTCAGTGTGAGCATCATTTGCTTCCCTTTTATGGTGTCGTGCATATAGGATATATGTGCACGGAAGGATCTATTCCCATTGGAAAGTCTCTTCTACAATCGATTGTGTGTTTCTACGGTTTTAAGCTCCAGGTGCAGGAAAGACTCACACGGCAGATAGCAGAAACTGTATCATCACTTTCAGGTGGAGATGTGATAGTTGTTGTGGAGGCTAACCATACCTGTATGATCTCTAGAGGGATTGAGAAGTTTGGAAGTAGCACAGCTACAATCGCAGTACTGGGTAGTTTTTCAACAGACTCTGCCGCAAGGGCCAAGTTTTTGCAGAGCCTCCCAAACAATGCCATTGCAGGACCGTGA
- the LOC126782741 gene encoding cytochrome P450 CYP82D47-like — translation MEFLSHLLAITGILVLLFLFLWRVRFQKHKIKGLTMSPEPYGALPIIGHLHQVGGQNPLHRTLATMADKYGPIFTIWLGRHRTLVINNYEAVKECFTTNDRVFATRPASAMGKHLGFNYAVFALSPYGKYWRDIRKLVVRELLSSPRLETLKHVHISEVDAFVKGLYSLCKNKGHDAASKVMISELIEHLTLNVITKIIAGKKYFGSESDEFGEEEKRIRNTIKDFMHTAGRPVLSDVIRFPESIDFTGQLKRMKNIGRQLDSLTTSWVEEHHTKKQKSDLSNQEQDFIDVLLAEIENGSMAGHTKDTIIKSTAITLVFAGSETTATSLTWILSLLLNNRHTLKIAQEELDQRVGRKRWVADTDIKNLVYLQAIVKEALRLYPPSPLALPHEAMEDCKVGGFHIPKGTHLYVNIWKLHRNPSVWPNPEVFSPERFLTSHAGVDASGHHFEFIPFGSGRRVCPGITFAFQVVHLTVARLIQGFELATPLDKPVDMTEGFGISMPRATDLEIVLKPRLAFELYPQ, via the exons ATGGAGTTTCTTTCTCATCTACTAGCCATTACTGGAATTTTAGTTCTGCTTTTCTTGTTCCTATGGAGGGTGAGATttcaaaaacacaaaatcaaGGGTCTCACGATGTCACCGGAACCCTATGGCGCCCTGCCAATTATAGGTCACCTCCATCAAGTAGGTGGCCAAAACCCACTTCACCGAACCTTAGCGACGATGGCTGACAAGTATGGTCCAATCTTTACTATATGGCTCGGCAGGCACCGTACCCTGGTGATCAACAACTACGAAGCCGTCAAGGAATGTTTCACTACCAACGACAGAGTTTTCGCCACTAGACCAGCTTCTGCAATGGGAAAACACCTTGGTTTCAACTATGCCGTATTCGCGCTCTCCCCGTATGGAAAATATTGGCGTGACATTAGAAAGTTGGTCGTGAGGGAGTTGCTCTCTAGTCCTAGGCTAGAGACTCTGAAACACGTACACATCTCTGAGGTTGATGCTTTTGTTAAAGGGTTGTATTCACTTTGCAAAAACAAAGGACATGATGCTGCAAGCAAGGTGATGATCAGTGAGTTGATTGAGCACCTGACATTGAACGTGATCACTAAAATTATCGCTGGGAAGAAATACTTTGGTAGCGAAAGCGATGAATTTGGTGAAGAGGAAAAGAGGATTAGAAACACTATTAAGGACTTTATGCATACAGCCGGACGGCCAGTTCTTTCTGATGTAATTAGGTTTCCAGAGTCGATAGATTTCACCGGTcaattgaaaagaatgaagaataTAGGTCGCCAACTAGACTCTTTGACGACAAGTTGGGTTGAAGAACATCATACAAAGAAGCAGAAGAGTGACTTAAGCAACCAGGAGCAGGATTTCATTGATGTCCTGCTGGCTGAGATCGAAAACGGTTCTATGGCTGGCCATACTAAGGATACTATTATCAAATCAACAGCAatt ACTCTCGTCTTTGCTGGTTCAGAAACCACTGCAACCAGCTTGACATGGATCCTCTCTTTACTACTAAACAACAGACATACCTTAAAGATAGCACAAGAAGAGTTAGATCAAAGGGTTGGCAGGAAGAGATGGGTGGCAGATACTGACATTAAAAACCTGGTGTACCTCCAGGCCATTGTCAAAGAAGCACTGCGTCTGTACCCACCATCTCCACTCGCTCTTCCTCATGAAGCAATGGAGGACTGCAAAGTTGGAGGCTTCCACATTCCAAAAGGTACGCATTTGTATGTGAATATATGGAAGCTTCATAGGAATCCAAGTGTGTGGCCAAACCCAGAAGTCTTTTCCCCAGAAAGATTTCTTACAAGCCATGCAGGCGTAGACGCTTCAGGTCATCATTTTGAGTTTATTCCTTTTGGGTCTGGAAGAAGAGTTTGCCCAGGTATTACCTTTGCATTTCAAGTTGTTCATTTGACTGTTGCGAGGTTGATTCAAGGGTTTGAATTGGCAACGCCACTGGACAAGCCAGTGGATATGACTGAAGGATTTGGAATTAGTATGCCAAGGGCAACCGACCTAGAAATTGTCTTAAAACCACGTTTGGCTTTTGAATTATATCCACAATAG
- the LOC126782742 gene encoding LOW QUALITY PROTEIN: cytochrome P450 CYP82D47-like (The sequence of the model RefSeq protein was modified relative to this genomic sequence to represent the inferred CDS: inserted 1 base in 1 codon; substituted 1 base at 1 genomic stop codon), protein MEFLSHLLAITGLLVLILMYLWEMRFRNHTTKGLMPPEPYGALPIIGHLHQLGGQNPLCQILATMADNYGPIFTIWLGKNRTLVINNYEAVKECFTTNDRAFASRPASALGKHLGYNYAVFGLAPYGKYWRDMRKLVVMKLLSSRRLETLKHVQTSEVDALVIKLYLAWENKGHDGPSKXVISELIXHLTLNVLTKIVAGKRYFGSEIDEEKKRFGKIIKDFMHAAGKPVFSDVIGFPEWLDFKGQLRTMKNIGRQLDSLMTSWVKEHITKKQKGDSSNQEQDSIDVLLSEIDDGSMLGHNRDTIIKATAQILVLAGSDTTSASLTWILSLLLNNRRTLTLAQEELDRTVERHRWVQDTDIKNLGYLQAIVKEALRLYPPAPLSLPHEAMEDCEIGGFHIPKGTHLFVNLLKLHRNPSVWPDPEAFSPERFLTSQASVEASGHFEFIPFGAGRRICPGITFAFEVLHLTTARLIQGFEMATTGDKVVDMTEGFGITMPRATALEVLLTPRLASELYPQ, encoded by the exons ATGGAGTTTCTTTCTCATCTACTAGCAATCACAGGGCTTctagttttaattttgatgtaTCTATGGGAGATGAGATTTCGGAATCACACGACGAAGGGCCTCATGCCCCCAGAACCCTATGGTGCCCTGCCAATTATAGGCCACCTCCATCAACTAGGTGGCCAAAACCCTCTGTGCCAAATCTTAGCGACGATGGCTGACAATTATGGTCCGATCTTTACCATATGGCTCGGCAAGAACCGTACCCTGGTGATCAACAACTATGAAGCTGTCAAGGAATGTTTCACCACGAACGATAGAGCTTTCGCCTCTAGACCAGCTTCTGCTCTGGGAAAACACCTTGGCTACAACTATGCAGTATTCGGTTTAGCACCTTATGGTAAATATTGGCGTGATATGAGAAAGTTGGTCGTGATGAAGTTGCTCTCTAGTCGTAGGCTAGAGACTCTGAAACATGTACAAACGTCTGAGGTTGATGCTCTTGTTATAAAGTTATATTTAGCTTGGGAAAACAAGGGACATGATGGTCCAAGCA TGGTGATCAGCGAGTTGATTTAGCACCTAACATTGAACGTGTTGACGAAAATTGTTGCTGGGAAGAGGTACTTTGGTAGCGAAATTgatgaagagaagaagaggttTGGGAAGATTATTAAGGACTTTATGCACGCAGCCGGTAAGCCAGTTTTTTCTGATGTAATTGGGTTTCCAGAGTGGTTGGATTTTAAAGGGCAATTGAGAACTATGAAGAATATAGGGAGACAATTGGACTCTTTGATGACAAGTTGGGTTAAAGAACATATTACGAAGAAGCAGAAGGGTGACTCAAGCAACCAGGAGCAAGACTCCATTGACGTCCTGCTCTCTGAGATTGACGACGGTTCTATGCTTGGTCATAACAGAGATACTATTATCAAAGCAACAGCACAG ATTCTAGTTCTAGCTGGTTCAGACACCACATCAGCCAGCTTGACATGGATTCTCTCTTTACTACTAAACAACCGACGTACATTGACGCTAGCTCAAGAAGAATTAGATCGAACAGTTGAGAGGCATAGATGGGTGCAAGACACTGACATTAAAAATCTGGGGTACCTCCAAGCCATTGTCAAAGAAGCACTGCGTCTATATCCTCCAGCTCCACTCTCACTTCCACATGAAGCGATGGAGGATTGCGAAATCGGTGGCTTTCATATCCCAAAGGGCACTCATTTGTTTGTGAATTTGTTGAAGCTTCATAGGAACCCAAGTGTGTGGCCAGACCCTGAAGCTTTTTCCCCAGAAAGATTTCTTACAAGCCAGGCAAGCGTTGAAGCTTCTGGTCATTTTGAGTTTATTCCTTTTGGAGCTGGGAGAAGAATTTGCCCAGGTATCACTTTTGCATTTGAGGTTTTGCATTTGACCACAGCGAGGTTGATTCAAGGGTTTGAAATGGCAACAACAGGGGACAAGGTAGTGGATATGACGGAAGGATTCGGAATTACTATGCCAAGGGCAACTGCACTAGAAGTTCTCTTAACCCCACGTTTAGCATCTGAGTTGTATCCACAATAG